In a genomic window of Cardiocondyla obscurior isolate alpha-2009 linkage group LG08, Cobs3.1, whole genome shotgun sequence:
- the Cass gene encoding apoptosis inhibitor 5, with product MSTDSIEKLYKNFGILADAKDKLVQHEKEYLEILTAVKGSPKEKRLASQFIARFFKHFPKLADQAIDAHLDLCEDEDMAIRKQAIKDLPTLCKDNKGHTARIADILAQLLQAGDSSELAVVHNSIMSLMKSDPKGTLSGFFGQIINGDDGTRERCIKFLATKLKAIGHDIITKEPEDYLIAECKKVLQDVTADEFHSIMEILAWTRLGSTVSGQQELIDIAIEQAELSVPFKHTNVEQWNRLVQCVKHALPFFSSQIDSSKFVSYICVQVLPHLSLMTSPDGRDIQLELLKLLAELSVFCGTIEKPEDKVQQLYNTLITYMPLPPATEITDVPKLQFSHVECLMYAFHKLCKQTPEFLVKDSEQLKEFRLRLQYFARGIQGYIKKLREAISGKTEEELKSEENQLKVVALKTTNNINTLIKDLFHSPPSFKSVIHLSWKTPCNDKKSEKNSAQKRHTPITFDNSPNKRNKEDKNHKREIYTPPSGKYSSNISNYGRGRFKGNRPRGRGGFRTRGRGPWRKNFY from the exons ATGAGTACCGATAGTATTGAGAAGCTGTACAAGAACTTCGGCATCCTCGCTGACGCGAAAGATAAACTCGTGCAA caTGAAAAGGAGTATCTGGAAATTCTGACAGCAGTTAAAGGGTCGCCTAAAGAAAAACGGCTAGCGTCGCAATTTATTGCTAGGTTCTTCAAGCATTTCCCAAAGCTAGCAGATCAGGCAATAGATGCTCACTTAGACTTGTGTGAAGATGAAGATATGGCt attcgGAAACAAGCTATTAAAGATTTACCAACACTTTGCAAAGATAACAAGGGGCATACAGCAAGAATTGCAGATATCTTAGCACAACTATTGCAAGCTGGAGATTCTTCTGAGCTTGCAGTTGTACATAACAGTATTATGTCTCTTATGAAGAGTGATCCTAAAG GTACTTTAAGTGGTTTTTTTGGCCAAATTATTAATGGCGATGATGGAACCAGAGAAcgttgtataaaatttttagctaCTAAACTTAAAGCAATAGGGCATGACATTATCACAAAGGAACCAGAAGATTATTTGATTGCAGAAtgtaaaaaagtattacaG GATGTAACTGCTGACGAATTCCACAGTATTATGGAAATCCTTGCATGGACTAGATTGGGATCTACTGTCAGTGGTCAACAAGAATTGATTGATATTGCAATAGAGCAAGCTGAATTATCTGTACCTTTTAAACATACTAACGTTGAACAGTGGAACAGATTAGTTCAATGTGTGAAACATGCTCTTCCGTTTTTCAGC tcacAAATAGATTCATCAAAATTTGTTTCGTACATTTGCGTACAAGTTCTACCACATCTTTCTTTGATGACTTCTCCCGATGGTAGAGATATTCAATTggaattgttaaaattacttgCTGAATTGTCTGTGTTTTGTGGAACTATTGAAAAACCTGAAGATAAAGTCCAACAGCTATATAATACTCTTATT aCTTACATGCCGCTTCCTCCAGCTACAGAAATTACCGATGTACCAAAGCTACAATTTAGTCATGTGGAATGTTTAATGTATGCTTTTCATAAATTATGCAAGCAAACTCCTGAATTTTTGGTAAAAGATTCAGAACAGCTTAAAGAATTTCGATTGAGACTACAATACTTTGCGAGAGGCATTCAAggttacataaaaaaattacgtgaaGCTATCAGCGGAAAAACTGAAGAGGAATTGAAATCTGAggaaaatcaattaaaagttGTAGCATTAAAAACAACcaacaatattaatacgttaattaaagatCTATTTCATTCACCTCCCAGCTTTAAAAGCGTTATACATCTTTCATGGAAAACGCCTTGCAACGATAAAAAG AGCGAGAAAAATTCTGCCCAGAAGAGACATACACCAATCACATTTGATAACAGCCCGAATAAACGTAATAAGGAAGATAAAAACcacaaaagagaaatatatacacCTCCTAGTGGTAAATACAGTTCAAACATATCCAATTATG GTCGCGGAAGATTTAAAGGTAACAGACCAAGAGGAAGAGGCGGATTCAGGACAAGAGGTCGTGGCCCATggcgaaagaatttttattaa